Proteins from a single region of Bacteroidetes bacterium SB0662_bin_6:
- the sucD gene encoding succinate--CoA ligase subunit alpha, with translation MAILVDKNTRLLVQGFTGSEGTFHSEHMLEYGTALVAGVTPGKGGRTHLGKPVFNTVAEAVAREGANTSVIFVPPPFAADAILEAAEAGIQVIVCITEGIPIEDMIPVFHYVQRKGARLIGPNCPGALTPDQAKVGIMPAMIFREGSVGVVSRSGTLTYEAVDQLTRQDLGQSTAVGIGGDPVIGTNFVDVLRLFEEDDDTESVVMIGEIGGTAEEEAAAFVRDHMTKPVFGFIAGRTAPPGRRMGHAGAIVSGGKGTAEEKIAALEEAGVVVIENPAVIGETVKDRLTTV, from the coding sequence ATGGCGATTCTCGTCGATAAAAACACCCGTTTGCTTGTCCAGGGATTCACAGGTTCCGAGGGCACGTTCCATTCCGAGCACATGCTCGAGTACGGCACGGCGCTTGTAGCCGGCGTGACGCCCGGCAAGGGTGGCCGTACGCATCTCGGCAAGCCGGTGTTCAACACCGTGGCCGAGGCGGTTGCCCGGGAAGGGGCGAACACGTCCGTGATTTTCGTACCTCCTCCGTTTGCTGCGGATGCGATTCTGGAGGCGGCGGAAGCCGGTATACAGGTTATCGTGTGTATCACGGAAGGCATTCCCATAGAGGATATGATCCCGGTTTTTCACTATGTGCAGCGCAAGGGCGCACGCCTCATCGGCCCGAATTGTCCGGGAGCCCTGACGCCCGATCAGGCCAAAGTCGGCATCATGCCGGCGATGATTTTCAGGGAAGGATCCGTGGGGGTGGTGTCTCGCTCCGGCACCCTGACGTACGAAGCGGTAGATCAGCTTACCCGGCAGGACCTTGGCCAGAGTACGGCGGTGGGCATCGGCGGGGATCCTGTCATCGGGACGAATTTCGTGGATGTCCTTCGGTTGTTCGAGGAAGATGACGACACCGAGAGCGTGGTAATGATTGGCGAAATCGGCGGTACGGCGGAAGAAGAAGCCGCGGCCTTCGTTCGAGACCATATGACGAAGCCCGTCTTCGGATTCATTGCGGGTCGGACGGCGCCTCCCGGACGCCGGATGGGACATGCCGGCGCCATCGTTTCCGGGGGCAAGGGTACGGCGGAAGAAAAGATTGCTGCGCTGGAAGAAGCCGGAGTAGTGGTGATCGAGAATCCGGCGGTGATCGGCGAGACGGTGAAGGATCGGTTGACTACCGTGTAA
- a CDS encoding YihA family ribosome biogenesis GTP-binding protein produces MQARRPLHIREITFVKGSASWSGLPSDGRPEVAFAGRSNVGKSSLLNALAGRRGLARTSGTPGKTREFNYYLVNESLYFVDLPGFGYAKTSKQERARWARLIERYIAERDMLRLIVHLVDSRHELGELDRNFIGLMRGGGVPYAMALTKCDKLSGNDRVKTEHRMHEALSTFGLEIPVFLTSSKTKRGLPALSEWIGTMATMEP; encoded by the coding sequence ATTCAGGCGAGGCGCCCCTTGCATATTCGGGAAATTACGTTCGTCAAGGGATCGGCGTCCTGGAGCGGACTCCCTTCGGACGGGCGGCCCGAAGTCGCGTTCGCCGGCCGCTCGAACGTAGGCAAGAGTTCTCTGTTGAATGCGCTTGCAGGCCGCCGGGGGCTGGCCCGGACGAGCGGGACGCCGGGCAAGACCAGGGAATTCAATTATTACCTTGTCAACGAAAGCCTGTACTTCGTGGACCTTCCGGGCTTCGGCTATGCGAAAACCTCAAAGCAGGAGCGTGCGCGTTGGGCCCGGCTCATCGAGCGCTACATTGCGGAACGCGATATGCTGCGCCTGATCGTTCACCTTGTGGACAGCCGGCACGAGTTAGGCGAACTCGACAGGAATTTTATCGGGTTGATGCGTGGGGGGGGCGTGCCCTACGCCATGGCACTTACGAAGTGCGACAAACTTTCCGGTAATGATCGTGTGAAGACGGAACACCGTATGCACGAGGCGCTTTCGACGTTCGGACTGGAAATCCCGGTTTTTCTGACCTCATCGAAGACAAAACGGGGCCTGCCCGCCTTGTCGGAATGGATCGGGACGATGGCAACCATGGAACCATGA
- a CDS encoding phosphoglycerate dehydrogenase encodes MDRDDGNHGTMTEIKMKVLITDAVDPICIDMLEARGITPDVRLKQSGEALREAAAEADGWIIRSGTTITADLIEAAGNLRVIGRAGVGVDNIDLSAATRRGVLVINAPSGNTISTAEHTCALLLSMARRVPQANRSIAEGRWDRKAFTGSEVYEKTLGVVGLGQIGREVAVRMAGFGMKLIGYDPVLSREAAERLGVRLVDMEELLAGSDFITVHTPLNDATRGLLRKETFAQCRRGVCIVNCARGGIVEEKDLLAALDSGQVGGVALDVYSTEPPPVELQALLRHPKVIATPHIAASTEEAQEKVAVQITEQVIRALCGEAVHTPVNALAIKMAAQPDVQPYLSLSDRLGQLIGQLGGARIRGITVGCRGDVPRRYSEVLTVAAVRGILSKWVPEPVNLINAPFLAEDMGIHVTEARDTAPGGYTNLLQIGLETDDGRRTVAGTIFDREEQRLVRIDNYWLEIKPEGHMIVYRNVDRPGMLAAVGSILARNDINIGALALGRAGKGEIALTAVTVDEVVPATVVREIAALDGIEDVRSVDV; translated from the coding sequence ATGGATCGGGACGATGGCAACCATGGAACCATGACGGAAATAAAGATGAAGGTGCTCATCACCGATGCGGTCGATCCGATCTGCATCGACATGCTGGAAGCCCGGGGCATTACACCCGATGTCCGGTTGAAGCAATCCGGAGAGGCGTTGCGGGAAGCGGCTGCAGAGGCGGACGGCTGGATCATTCGCAGCGGCACCACGATCACGGCGGACCTTATCGAAGCTGCGGGCAACCTGAGGGTGATAGGACGCGCCGGGGTCGGGGTGGACAATATTGATCTTTCCGCCGCTACCCGCCGGGGCGTACTTGTGATCAATGCGCCTTCCGGCAATACGATCTCGACCGCCGAGCACACCTGCGCCCTGTTGCTTTCCATGGCCCGCCGCGTGCCTCAGGCGAATCGCTCTATTGCGGAGGGCAGGTGGGATCGCAAGGCGTTCACCGGGTCGGAAGTGTACGAAAAGACCCTCGGCGTCGTGGGTTTGGGTCAAATCGGACGGGAAGTGGCTGTGCGCATGGCCGGTTTTGGCATGAAACTGATCGGGTACGACCCGGTGCTGTCTCGGGAGGCTGCCGAGCGTCTTGGGGTACGTCTTGTGGATATGGAGGAGTTATTGGCCGGGAGTGACTTCATTACCGTACATACGCCCCTGAACGACGCCACCCGCGGCCTGCTGCGTAAGGAAACGTTTGCGCAGTGCCGCAGGGGGGTATGTATTGTCAATTGCGCCCGGGGAGGCATTGTCGAGGAAAAGGACCTGCTTGCCGCGCTGGATAGCGGACAAGTGGGGGGCGTGGCGCTGGACGTGTATTCCACAGAGCCGCCGCCCGTTGAACTGCAAGCATTGCTCAGGCATCCGAAAGTCATCGCTACCCCCCACATCGCGGCTTCGACGGAAGAAGCCCAGGAAAAAGTCGCCGTGCAGATTACCGAGCAGGTCATTCGCGCGTTATGCGGCGAGGCGGTGCACACGCCTGTCAACGCGCTGGCTATCAAGATGGCTGCGCAACCGGATGTGCAACCCTATTTGAGCCTGTCCGATCGTCTTGGCCAGTTGATCGGCCAGTTGGGGGGCGCGCGTATCCGCGGGATTACCGTGGGGTGCCGGGGGGATGTCCCGCGCCGTTATTCCGAAGTGCTGACGGTGGCCGCCGTACGCGGGATTCTGTCGAAGTGGGTCCCGGAACCCGTGAATCTGATCAATGCGCCGTTTCTTGCGGAGGATATGGGGATCCATGTGACGGAAGCACGGGACACCGCGCCCGGCGGGTACACGAATCTGTTGCAGATCGGTCTGGAAACGGACGATGGCCGCCGCACGGTGGCGGGTACGATCTTCGACCGCGAGGAACAGCGTCTGGTCCGCATTGACAACTACTGGCTGGAGATCAAGCCGGAAGGCCACATGATCGTATACAGGAATGTGGACCGGCCCGGCATGTTGGCGGCAGTGGGGAGCATCCTGGCCCGCAACGATATCAACATCGGCGCCCTGGCGCTGGGGCGGGCCGGCAAGGGAGAAATTGCCCTGACGGCGGTTACCGTGGACGAGGTGGTTCCGGCAACGGTAGTCAGGGAGATCGCGGCGCTGGACGGTATCGAGGATGTGCGCAGCGTAGATGTATGA
- a CDS encoding TonB-dependent receptor, giving the protein MLRRCVTTVLVLLVMPVAALAQNTGKLSGVITDASTGEPLPGANVVLGGTLLGSASDLDGNYFIIGVPVGAYDVTASFVGYQAQTIQQVEINAGYTRELNFSLAPGAELEEIVVEYERPIIQKDAIGAPRVVNSDELVLLPIRGVANVASLQSGVVSSEGTELFVRGGREQELTYYVDGVRISGQQALPRVAISEQEMLIGTIPAKYGDAQGGVVSVTTKSGADQFFGTVGAYTSQGLDSYGHSLGEISLGGPIVPGRVSFFATGQYVRQDDNDPYGVSTYQLTDDQLAELHANPQVVRATNAAGDSLYLPFPWQTAQAAVDNGEPLTPDSLAVLLSIPEGYTLHPGIINAPDTYRREDFTLEPSKNSPFRETIVTGNVSIQPTQTVTLRVGGSYETQKSESLSYFRHVFNPDIFYHNEQDTWRVYGSLRQRFASNFFYQIDAAYQDYNYTLYPNGFSDNVEDAFSYGDIDPGNEYLDLARRYFAARADGYGPLYTRDGTSGVGQAVGIAFSLPGNPLATFQKQDRKAFQISGNATAQIGLHQLEFGGEYRTFTERWYSVGGFGLSRYAQDDNCEQVACYANYSDLPFDAFRARTSYYGYDFRGLNEVDDQDIQGYFDRTNLNIAPYQPIYYGGYLQDKIEYRDLILNLGVRMEVFDNNAPVLKDIYAPRPIVRAGSVSGTPSGIDPDDAVYFNDAGDVVGYRDTDGNFFDVEGARVDALDIVSDLSGQVEPTDEPISTAFEDYTPQASFMPRIGVSFPVTDRAVFFASFNITSQRPTERAFTTFRSYEEITTQNSRTSNPKLKPERTTQYELGFRQRLGTSTALTISGFYRTQENKISNRRLIGGFPSYGTYLNADFTTTKGVEFGFDLRRTRNLSVNANYTLAFAQGTGSDAGATSVIVWRGSVFPNTIAPADFDQRHTLNASVDYRFGEGEGPGMGGSRLLENTGLNILFRYGSGMAYTALAGSSFNVSDSFTDDAIGSINSARLPSTTRIDVRLDRRFQVGNASLTAYLIVLNLLDTQNVLAVFRATGLPNTDGYLMTDGGRGYLATQPDPASAAFLYNAYIGGPVNVGSRHTSASSLMYSQPRRFRLGFALNF; this is encoded by the coding sequence ATGTTGCGCAGGTGCGTTACTACTGTACTCGTTCTGCTCGTCATGCCCGTTGCAGCGCTGGCGCAAAACACGGGCAAGCTCTCCGGCGTCATCACCGATGCATCTACGGGTGAACCGCTGCCCGGGGCGAATGTCGTGCTGGGAGGCACCCTGCTCGGTAGCGCTTCGGATTTAGATGGAAACTACTTCATCATCGGCGTGCCCGTGGGGGCGTATGACGTTACGGCGTCCTTCGTAGGGTATCAGGCCCAGACCATCCAGCAGGTGGAGATCAATGCCGGCTACACGCGGGAATTGAACTTCAGTCTCGCACCCGGGGCCGAGCTGGAGGAAATTGTGGTCGAGTACGAACGACCGATTATCCAGAAGGACGCGATCGGCGCCCCGCGCGTGGTGAACAGCGACGAGTTGGTGTTGCTTCCGATTCGGGGCGTCGCCAATGTGGCCTCGCTGCAGAGCGGGGTGGTCTCGTCGGAAGGCACGGAGCTTTTCGTACGCGGGGGTCGTGAGCAGGAACTCACGTATTACGTGGATGGGGTCCGGATATCGGGGCAGCAGGCCCTGCCGCGCGTGGCCATCTCGGAACAGGAAATGCTGATCGGGACCATTCCGGCCAAGTACGGCGATGCGCAAGGGGGCGTGGTGTCGGTTACGACGAAGAGCGGCGCCGACCAGTTTTTCGGCACGGTGGGGGCCTATACTTCTCAGGGGCTCGACAGTTACGGTCACAGTCTCGGCGAGATTTCGCTGGGCGGCCCGATCGTTCCCGGCCGTGTAAGTTTCTTTGCAACGGGTCAGTATGTCCGCCAGGACGATAACGACCCGTACGGCGTATCCACCTATCAGCTTACGGACGATCAGCTTGCCGAACTCCATGCCAATCCGCAGGTGGTGCGCGCAACCAACGCCGCCGGAGACTCCTTGTATCTGCCCTTCCCCTGGCAGACCGCCCAGGCGGCTGTCGACAACGGGGAGCCGCTTACGCCGGACTCGCTGGCGGTTCTTCTGAGCATTCCCGAGGGATATACCCTTCATCCGGGGATCATCAATGCGCCGGACACGTACCGCCGGGAAGATTTTACGCTGGAGCCGAGCAAAAACAGTCCTTTCAGAGAAACGATCGTAACCGGCAATGTCTCGATCCAGCCTACGCAGACCGTCACGCTGCGCGTGGGCGGCTCGTACGAAACACAAAAGTCGGAGTCGCTCAGCTATTTCCGGCATGTGTTCAACCCTGATATCTTTTATCATAACGAGCAGGATACATGGCGGGTTTACGGCAGTCTGCGCCAGCGTTTCGCCTCGAATTTCTTCTACCAGATCGACGCGGCGTATCAGGATTACAACTATACCCTGTACCCCAACGGATTTTCCGATAATGTGGAAGACGCCTTTTCCTACGGAGATATCGATCCCGGGAACGAGTATCTGGACCTTGCCCGCCGCTATTTCGCCGCGCGCGCCGACGGGTATGGGCCGCTTTATACCAGAGACGGCACTTCGGGTGTAGGCCAGGCCGTGGGCATTGCTTTTTCGCTGCCGGGCAATCCGTTGGCTACGTTCCAGAAGCAGGACCGGAAAGCATTCCAGATCTCGGGGAACGCCACGGCGCAGATCGGCCTGCACCAGTTGGAGTTCGGCGGCGAGTACCGCACGTTCACGGAGCGCTGGTACAGTGTGGGCGGTTTCGGCTTGTCCCGTTACGCCCAGGACGACAATTGCGAGCAGGTAGCCTGCTACGCCAACTACAGCGATTTGCCGTTCGACGCCTTCCGGGCGCGGACCTCCTATTACGGGTACGATTTCCGCGGGCTGAACGAAGTGGATGACCAGGACATCCAGGGGTATTTCGACCGGACGAACCTCAATATCGCGCCGTACCAGCCGATCTACTACGGCGGATATCTTCAGGACAAGATCGAGTACCGCGACCTCATCCTGAATCTTGGCGTACGCATGGAGGTGTTCGACAACAACGCACCCGTGCTGAAGGACATTTATGCGCCGCGTCCCATTGTCCGCGCGGGTTCGGTATCCGGCACGCCTTCGGGCATCGATCCGGACGATGCGGTCTACTTTAACGATGCAGGCGATGTGGTCGGCTACCGGGATACGGACGGAAATTTCTTCGACGTGGAAGGTGCACGGGTGGATGCCCTTGACATTGTGAGTGATCTGTCCGGTCAGGTCGAGCCGACCGACGAACCTATTTCCACCGCGTTCGAGGATTATACGCCGCAGGCTTCGTTCATGCCGCGCATCGGGGTCAGCTTCCCGGTGACCGACCGGGCCGTGTTCTTTGCGTCCTTCAACATAACCAGCCAGCGTCCCACGGAGCGTGCGTTTACGACCTTCCGGTCCTACGAGGAAATCACGACGCAGAATTCCCGTACGTCGAATCCCAAGCTGAAGCCGGAGCGGACCACCCAGTACGAGTTGGGATTCCGGCAGCGGTTGGGCACCAGCACGGCGCTCACGATCTCCGGGTTCTACCGGACGCAGGAAAACAAGATCAGCAACCGTCGTTTGATCGGGGGTTTCCCGTCCTACGGCACGTATCTGAATGCGGATTTTACCACGACCAAGGGTGTCGAATTCGGCTTCGACTTGCGCCGGACCCGTAATCTCTCGGTGAACGCGAATTACACGCTGGCGTTTGCGCAGGGCACCGGATCGGACGCCGGCGCCACTTCGGTGATTGTCTGGCGCGGTTCGGTGTTTCCGAACACCATTGCTCCGGCGGATTTCGACCAGCGGCATACGTTGAATGCGTCGGTCGACTATCGCTTTGGTGAGGGCGAGGGGCCGGGGATGGGCGGCAGCCGCCTGCTGGAGAATACGGGCCTGAACATCCTGTTCCGGTATGGCAGCGGCATGGCGTACACGGCCCTGGCCGGCTCGTCGTTCAACGTGAGCGATAGCTTCACCGACGATGCGATAGGCTCGATCAACTCGGCGCGCCTCCCGTCCACTACCCGTATCGATGTGCGCCTGGACCGGCGCTTCCAGGTAGGCAATGCTTCGCTGACCGCCTATCTGATCGTGCTCAATCTGCTGGACACGCAGAATGTACTGGCGGTTTTCCGGGCTACGGGCCTGCCCAACACCGATGGCTATCTGATGACGGATGGCGGTCGCGGATATCTTGCCACCCAGCCGGATCCCGCTTCCGCAGCGTTTCTGTACAACGCGTACATCGGAGGCCCGGTGAACGTAGGGAGCAGGCACACGTCGGCTTCCAGCCTGATGTACAGCCAACCCCGACGGTTCCGACTGGGATTTGCACTCAACTTTTAA